In uncultured Cohaesibacter sp., a genomic segment contains:
- a CDS encoding RNA pyrophosphohydrolase, which translates to MAEKENLPYRDCVGICVFNKDNKVWIGNRLGASELEDSHYTWQMPQGGIDKGEEPLEAALRELYEETSIKSVSLLREAPQWLHYDFPEHVVKAGKIGKYRGQRQRWFAFRFKGEESEIEVINPGGGAHPQEFEGWRWESLDRTPDLIVPFKRQVYLSVLDAFSDLAD; encoded by the coding sequence ATGGCTGAGAAAGAAAACCTGCCGTATCGCGATTGCGTCGGCATCTGCGTATTCAACAAGGACAACAAGGTCTGGATCGGCAATCGGCTCGGCGCGTCGGAACTGGAAGACAGCCACTATACCTGGCAGATGCCACAGGGCGGCATAGACAAGGGCGAGGAGCCTCTGGAGGCCGCGCTGCGCGAGCTCTATGAGGAAACGTCCATCAAGAGTGTCTCCCTCCTCAGGGAGGCGCCTCAGTGGCTGCACTATGATTTCCCCGAGCATGTCGTAAAGGCCGGCAAGATCGGAAAATACCGCGGCCAGCGGCAAAGATGGTTCGCTTTTCGCTTCAAGGGAGAGGAATCCGAGATCGAGGTGATCAATCCGGGCGGTGGCGCGCACCCGCAGGAGTTCGAAGGCTGGCGCTGGGAAAGCCTTGACAGGACACCCGACCTGATTGTGCCGTTCAAACGTCAGGTCTACCTGTCCGTTCTGGATGCCTTCTCTGATCTGGCTGACTGA
- a CDS encoding divergent polysaccharide deacetylase family protein, which yields MAASDLSKPLGQDKKEATGFSRIFMFGSVALLAAIVIGLSSFIFLADNPDGGLPTSEVDLNATVDTNSRIGVAAIRPGIKPGIPETAMPDDQKQGASSELANAMPQSNDLNNSLGNDAGGEIRVLDPADPSLNAPADANGTVAYQAFARPVNTDAIAGLPKIAIIVDGLGLSQTTTEEALTLLPPDITLAFAPYGNSLSRWTTRARSQGHELLIQVPMEPFDYPNNDPGPHTLLTSANPEANKANLLWVLGRFDQYVGAINYMGARFSSDELAGSEFLTELKNRGLLYVENGSSGRSRLNITADKMGVPNLRSDLVIDFRGRPSDIETRLVQLESIAQEGGMALGVASAFPASIRSISDWTQSLRQRGFALVPVTTLLKQ from the coding sequence ATGGCGGCGAGTGATCTGAGCAAGCCTCTGGGTCAAGACAAGAAGGAAGCAACTGGCTTCAGCCGGATATTCATGTTCGGCTCTGTAGCATTGCTTGCGGCTATCGTGATCGGCCTGTCATCCTTCATCTTCCTTGCCGACAATCCGGACGGTGGCCTGCCCACCAGCGAGGTTGACCTCAACGCAACCGTTGACACCAACTCCCGCATTGGCGTTGCCGCCATCCGCCCCGGCATCAAACCGGGCATTCCGGAAACCGCCATGCCAGACGATCAGAAGCAAGGCGCCTCTTCCGAGCTGGCCAACGCCATGCCGCAAAGCAACGATCTCAATAATAGTCTGGGCAATGATGCAGGCGGAGAAATCCGGGTGCTGGATCCGGCCGATCCGAGCCTCAATGCGCCAGCCGATGCAAATGGTACGGTTGCCTATCAGGCCTTTGCCCGTCCGGTGAACACGGACGCCATAGCCGGTCTGCCCAAGATTGCCATCATCGTCGACGGCCTCGGTCTTTCCCAGACCACCACGGAAGAAGCCCTCACCCTGTTGCCGCCCGATATCACGCTGGCTTTCGCCCCCTATGGCAACAGCCTGTCGCGCTGGACCACCCGCGCCCGCAGTCAGGGGCATGAGCTGCTGATCCAGGTTCCCATGGAACCGTTCGACTATCCCAACAATGATCCCGGCCCGCACACCCTGCTAACCTCTGCCAACCCGGAAGCGAACAAGGCCAACCTGCTGTGGGTGCTTGGCCGCTTCGACCAGTATGTCGGGGCCATCAACTATATGGGGGCACGCTTTTCGTCGGATGAGCTGGCTGGCTCGGAGTTCCTGACCGAGTTGAAAAACCGAGGCCTTCTCTATGTCGAGAACGGGTCTTCCGGCCGCAGCCGTCTCAACATCACGGCGGACAAAATGGGCGTTCCGAACCTGCGCTCGGACCTCGTGATCGATTTCCGTGGCCGCCCGTCCGATATCGAGACCCGCCTTGTCCAGCTGGAATCCATCGCTCAGGAAGGCGGCATGGCGCTTGGTGTCGCCTCGGCTTTCCCCGCCTCCATCAGATCCATTTCGGACTGGACCCAGTCCCTTCGTCAGCGCGGCTTTGCGCTGGTTCCGGTTACCACTCTCCTGAAGCAATAA